One window of Oryza brachyantha chromosome 12, ObraRS2, whole genome shotgun sequence genomic DNA carries:
- the LOC102709519 gene encoding probable ureide permease A3 codes for MQDNWPSILFAMAGGVALSIGNLISQYAWAFVGLSLTNIICSSLAVVLGTTINYFLDGRINRADILFPGVACFLVAVFLGSAVHTSNAKDEEEKLSVSGFRNSEEIELSCDVSDKVMLLPDQEALNDCDGEDCDTGTAEFIIQVEKRRSIKVLGSSRSLGLGLVVLAGVCFSLFSPAINLAVNDQWRTLDDGVPHLTVCTAFFHFSVSCFAVGASINVWLLRRPPPQHTPETGTAGSGRCWRGYCVGSAMGSSSWVGSVEVYFSCGPTRTSYLGA; via the exons ATGCAGGATAACTGGCCTTCAATCCTATTTGCGATGGCCGGTGGCGTTGCTCTCAGCATCGGAAATTTGATCTCGCAGTATGCATGGGCATTTGTCGGACTGTCTCTGACAAACATCATCTGCTCAAGTCTGGCTGTAGTTTTAG GAACAACCATTAACTACTTCCTGGATGGCCGAATAAACAGGGCGGATATTCTTTTCCCGGGTGTCGCGTgcttcctcgtcgccgtcttcCTCGGCTCTGCTGTCCACACCTCCAATGCCAAggatgaggaggagaagcTAAGCGTGTCAGGATTCAGGAAT AGTGAAGAAATAGAGCTCAGCTGTGATGTCTCTGACAAAG TGATGTTGCTGCCTGATCAAGAAGCGCTGAACGATTGCGACGGCGAAGATTGCGATACCGGCACCGCAGAGTTCATCATTCAGGTCGAGAAGAGGCGATCGATCAAG GTGCTCGGCTCCAGCAGGTCACTAGGACTGGGCCTGGTGGTCCTCGCCGGAGTCTGCTTCTCCCTCTTCTCGCCGGCGATCAACCTGGCCGTCAACGACCAGTGGCGCACGCTGGACGACGGCGTCCCGCACCTGACGGTCTGCACCGCCTTCTTCCACTTCTCCGTCTCCTGCTTCGCCGTCGGCGCCAGCATCAACGTCTGGCTCctccgccgtccaccgccgcagCATACGCCGGAGACTGGGACGGCAGGCAGTGGGCGCTGCTGGCGGGGCTACTGTGTGGGTTCGGCAATGGGCTCCAGTTCATGGGTGGGCAGTGTTGAAGTTTATTTCAGCTGTGGCCCCACGCGGACCAGTTATCTCGGAGCTTAA